The Danio rerio strain Tuebingen ecotype United States chromosome 1, GRCz12tu, whole genome shotgun sequence genome includes a region encoding these proteins:
- the zgc:76872 gene encoding zinc finger and BTB domain-containing protein 45 (The RefSeq protein has 3 substitutions compared to this genomic sequence) — MASAPEAVHYIHLQNSSQSVLEALRSQRRKGLFCDVTVRIHDASLRAHACVLAAGSPFFQDKLLLGHSEISVPPLVPAETVRQLVDFMYSGSLVVLHSQALCILTAASILQIKTVIDECTQIISQRRAAVEAAAAAAAGGGAGVGPLGAALPKQEEADGGKARENAALQGYAYNMAADCGSDMTAALGGAQGDGGGLEGGGVGPLMPLAELGGGAMCRGEGLGVAGGGAMLKPSSCSQEIYMLSAERGGQNIAANERGGVEYGSVGADLGAELGGGVERFSEEEERDMQEAEREAERDRQTAHTRKQRQPLRLQVLGGAEVVVKNEGVQEGEGLFEMDERGNASHQHSYTQAGFYEDSSVFSGGFWSQSDPQSLGSNPRARVSKPPSPPAAQMLFQFPASESQSSSFFVGGPMVIDNLADSCQQAPPPAPLTPAPPPSTPSCIAGPSFTPTGSETSFDCSHCGKSLRSRKNYSKHMFIHSGQKPHQCSICWRSFSLRDYLLKHMVVHTGVRAFQCSVCSKRFTQKSSLNVHMRTHRVERTFTCAVCHRAFTHRTLLERHALQHQHAPPIKPAATHMEQGGASGPGSAS; from the exons ATGGCGTCGGCTCCGGAGGCCGTGCACTACATCCACCTGCAGAACTCGAGTCAGTCGGTGCTGGAGGCGCTGCGGTCCCAGCGCAGGAAAGGGCTGTTCTGCGACGTGACGGTGCGGATCCACGACGCGTCTCTGCGCGCTCACGCCTGCGTGCTGGCGGCCGGAAGCCCCTTCTTCCAGGACAAGCTGCTGCTGGGGCACTCGGAGATCTCGGTGCCGCCGCTGGTGCCTGCGGAGACGGTGCGGCAGCTGGTGGACTTCATGTACTCCGGGTCGCTGGTGGTGCTGCACTCGCAGGCGCTCTGCATCCTGACCGCCGCCTCCATCCTGCAGATCAAGACGGTCATCGACGAGTGCACGCAGATCATCTCGCAGCGCCGCGCCGCCGTGGAGGCCGCCGCCGCCGCTGCAGCAGGGGGAGGGGCCGGGGTCGGGCCCCTGGGGGCCGCTCTGCCCAAACAGGAGGAGGCTGACGGCGGGAAGGCCCGCGAGAACGCCGCGCTGCAGGGATACGCCTACAACATGGCCGCCGACTGCGGATCCGACATGGCGGCCGCTCTGGGCGGGGCTCAGGGGGATGGTGGCGGTCTGGAGGGGGGCGGAGTTGGCCCTCTGATGCCGCTCGCTGAGCTAGGGGGCGGGGCCATGTGCAGAGGGGAGGGGCTGGGCGTGGCGGGGGGAGGGGCCATGCTGAAGCCCAGCAGCTGCTCGCAGGAGATCTACATGCTGAGCGCGGAGCGCGGCGGACAGAACATCGCCGCTAACGAACGCGGAGGCGTGGAGTACGGCAGCGTAGGGGCGGACCTGGGGGCGGAGCTCGGGGGCGGAGTCGAACGCTTCAGCGAAGAGGAGGAAAGAGAGATGCAGGAGGCGGAGCGAGAGGCGGAGCGTGACCGGCAGActgcacacacacgcaaacagagACAGCCGCTGCGCCtgcag gtGCTGGGCGGAGCCGAGGTGGTGGTGAAGAACGAAGGTGTGCAGGAAGGGGAGGGGCTATTCGAGATGGACGAGCGAGGAAACACCTCACACCAGCACAGCTACACACag gctgGGTTCTACGAGGACTCGTCTGTCTTCTCAGGGGGGTTCTGGTCTCAGTCGGACCCTCAGTCTCTGGGCTCTAACCCTCGAGCTCGAGTCAGCAAACCTCCGTCTCCACCCGCAGCGCAG ATGCTTTTCCAGTTTCCCGCCAGCGAATCACAGTCCTCCTCCTTCTTTGTGGGCGGACCCATGGTGATCGACAACTTAGCTGATTCGTGCCAGCAGGCCCCGCCCCCTGCACCCCTGACCCCAGCTCCGCCCCCCTCCACCCCATCATGCATTGCGGGTCCGAGCTTCACACCGACGGGCTCCGAGACGTCCTTCGACTGCAGCCACTGCGGGAAATCACTGCGCTCCCGCAAGAACTACAGCAAACACATGTTCATCCACTCCG gccaGAAGCCTCATCAGTGCAGCATCTGCTGGCGCTCCTTCTCTCTGCGGGATTACCTGCTGAAGCACATGGTGGTGCACACGGGCGTGCGGGCGTTCCAGTGCTCCGTCTGCAGCAAGCGCTTCACGCAGAAGAGCTCGCTCAACGTGCACATGCGCACACACCGCGTGGAGCGCACCTTCACCTGCGCCGTCTGCCACCGCGCCTTCACACACCGCACGCTGCTGGAGAGACACGCCCTGCAGCACCAGCACGCCCCGCCCATCAAACCAGCCGCCACTCACATGGAGCAGGGCGGGGCCAGTGGACCGGGCTCCGCCTCCTAG
- the zgc:76872 gene encoding zinc finger and BTB domain-containing protein 45 isoform X1 yields MASAPEAVHYIHLQNSSQSVLEALRSQRRKGLFCDVTVRIHDASLRAHACVLAAGSPFFQDKLLLGHSEISVPPLVPAETVRQLVDFMYSGSLVVLHSQALCILTAASILQIKTVIDECTQIISQRRAAVEAAAAAAAGGGAGVGPLGAALPKQEEADGGKARENAALQGYAYNMAADCGSDMAAALGGAQGDGGGLEGGGVGPLMPLAELGGGAMCRGEGLGVAGGGAMLKPSSCSQEIYMLSAERGGQNIAANERGGVEYGSVGADLGAELGGGVERFSEEEEREMQEAEREAERDRQTAHTRKQRQPLRLQVLGGAEVVVKNEGVQEGEGLFEMDERGNTSHQHSYTQAGFYEDSSVFSGGFWSQSDPQSLGSNPRARVSKPPSPPAAQMLFQFPASESQSSSFFVGGPMVIDNLADSCQQAPPPAPLTPAPPPSTPSCIAGPSFTPTGSETSFDCSHCGKSLRSRKNYSKHMFIHSGQKPHQCSICWRSFSLRDYLLKHMVVHTGVRAFQCSVCSKRFTQKSSLNVHMRTHRVERTFTCAVCHRAFTHRTLLERHALQHQHAPPIKPAATHMEQGGASGPGSAS; encoded by the exons ATGGCGTCGGCTCCGGAGGCCGTGCACTACATCCACCTGCAGAACTCGAGTCAGTCGGTGCTGGAGGCGCTGCGGTCCCAGCGCAGGAAAGGGCTGTTCTGCGACGTGACGGTGCGGATCCACGACGCGTCTCTGCGCGCTCACGCCTGCGTGCTGGCGGCCGGAAGCCCCTTCTTCCAGGACAAGCTGCTGCTGGGGCACTCGGAGATCTCGGTGCCGCCGCTGGTGCCTGCGGAGACGGTGCGGCAGCTGGTGGACTTCATGTACTCCGGGTCGCTGGTGGTGCTGCACTCGCAGGCGCTCTGCATCCTGACCGCCGCCTCCATCCTGCAGATCAAGACGGTCATCGACGAGTGCACGCAGATCATCTCGCAGCGCCGCGCCGCCGTGGAGGCCGCCGCCGCCGCTGCAGCAGGGGGAGGGGCCGGGGTCGGGCCCCTGGGGGCCGCTCTGCCCAAACAGGAGGAGGCTGACGGCGGGAAGGCCCGCGAGAACGCCGCGCTGCAGGGATACGCCTACAACATGGCCGCCGACTGCGGATCCGACATGGCGGCCGCTCTGGGCGGGGCTCAGGGGGATGGTGGCGGTCTGGAGGGGGGCGGAGTTGGCCCTCTGATGCCGCTCGCTGAGCTAGGGGGCGGGGCCATGTGCAGAGGGGAGGGGCTGGGCGTGGCGGGGGGAGGGGCCATGCTGAAGCCCAGCAGCTGCTCGCAGGAGATCTACATGCTGAGCGCGGAGCGCGGCGGACAGAACATCGCCGCTAACGAACGCGGAGGCGTGGAGTACGGCAGCGTAGGGGCGGACCTGGGGGCGGAGCTCGGGGGCGGAGTCGAACGCTTCAGCGAAGAGGAGGAAAGAGAGATGCAGGAGGCGGAGCGAGAGGCGGAGCGTGACCGGCAGActgcacacacacgcaaacagagACAGCCGCTGCGCCtgcag gtGCTGGGCGGAGCCGAGGTGGTGGTGAAGAACGAAGGTGTGCAGGAAGGGGAGGGGCTATTCGAGATGGACGAGCGAGGAAACACCTCACACCAGCACAGCTACACACag gctgGGTTCTACGAGGACTCGTCTGTCTTCTCAGGGGGGTTCTGGTCTCAGTCGGACCCTCAGTCTCTGGGCTCTAACCCTCGAGCTCGAGTCAGCAAACCTCCGTCTCCACCCGCAGCGCAG ATGCTTTTCCAGTTTCCCGCCAGCGAATCACAGTCCTCCTCCTTCTTTGTGGGCGGACCCATGGTGATCGACAACTTAGCTGATTCGTGCCAGCAGGCCCCGCCCCCTGCACCCCTGACCCCAGCTCCGCCCCCCTCCACCCCATCATGCATTGCGGGTCCGAGCTTCACACCGACGGGCTCCGAGACGTCCTTCGACTGCAGCCACTGCGGGAAATCACTGCGCTCCCGCAAGAACTACAGCAAACACATGTTCATCCACTCCG gccaGAAGCCTCATCAGTGCAGCATCTGCTGGCGCTCCTTCTCTCTGCGGGATTACCTGCTGAAGCACATGGTGGTGCACACGGGCGTGCGGGCGTTCCAGTGCTCCGTCTGCAGCAAGCGCTTCACGCAGAAGAGCTCGCTCAACGTGCACATGCGCACACACCGCGTGGAGCGCACCTTCACCTGCGCCGTCTGCCACCGCGCCTTCACACACCGCACGCTGCTGGAGAGACACGCCCTGCAGCACCAGCACGCCCCGCCCATCAAACCAGCCGCCACTCACATGGAGCAGGGCGGGGCCAGTGGACCGGGCTCCGCCTCCTAG
- the LOC101884216 gene encoding acyl-CoA dehydrogenase family member 11-like has translation MALRVCYRGQRLSLHMLSRSVSHSSVSVESLSELETHTHAHTHPLFSRSAIGTFFQEQPLLTNPFTQDALLQAYLRRHIPVQELEVDLQQFSECVFSEVEALGRECELHPPVLQRYDAWGRRVDRIITCGAWGRLRALAAQHGLVAAGYERTYGDWSRVYQMSKMYLFAPSAGLYTCPLAMTDGAAKVIESLGMPAREAFDRLTSRDESRFWTSGQWMTERRGGSDVSGGTETVARRQQDGGFKLYGFKWFTSATDADMTLTLARITDEHGHTTPGTRGLSLFMAQVWSPDGSTNGVEVQRLKEKLGTRQVPTAELLLDGMNARLLSEEGRGVASIANMLTITRIYNTVCAAAAMRRITHLSREYACKRSVFGKLLKDHRLHMQTLCRMEVESRAAFLLSMEVCRLLGREECGSANERESLLLRLLTPVAKLYTAKQAVCVVSEGLESFGGQGYMEDTGLPSMLRDAQVLSIWEGTTNVLSLDVLRSIGKSSGSVLQAFFIDVRERLLAAEVCPALRPALSSLGTALSALLRFTETAESRPAETLELSARDLSYSLARIYMGALLVDHATWKHATQTDVYTALRWCDQDLCPVVSRDAAGCFELQMAEMDTQLVYDGLKPR, from the exons atGGCCCTTCGGGTGTGTTACCGTGGCCAGCGCTTGTCTCTGCACATGCTCAGTCGGAGTGTGTCCCACAGCAGTGTGTCTGTCGAGTCGCTCAGTGaactggagacacacacacacgcacacacacacccgctGTTCTCTCGCTCCGCCATCGGGACCTTCTTCCAGGAGCAGCCGCTGCTCACTAACCCGTTTACCCAGGATGCTCTGCTGCAGGCTTACCTGAGGCGCCACATACCTGTGCag gagctGGAGGTGGATCTGCAGCAGTTCTCGGAGTGTGTGTTCAGTGAGGTGGAGGCTCTGGGCCGTGAGTGTGAGCTCCACCCACCGGTGCTGCAGCGCTATGATGCGTGGGGGCGGCGCGTGGACCGCATCATCACCTGCGGCGCGTGGGGGCGGCTGCGGGCGCTGGCGGCTCAACACGGCCTGGTGGCGGCTGGATACGAGCGCACATACGGGGACTGGAG tcgTGTGTATCAGATGAGTAAGATGTACCTGTTCGCTCCGTCTGCTGGACTCTACACCTGTCCACTGGCCATGACCGACGGAGCCGCTAAGGTCATCGAG tctttAGGTATGCCCGCCAGGGAAGCGTTTGACCGTCTGACGTCGCGTGACGAGTCGAGATTCTGGACTTCTGGACAGTGGATGACAGAGAGAAGAGGAGGATCTGACGTCT CGGGCGGGACAGAGACGGTTGCCAGGCGACAGCAGGATGGAGGGTTCAAGCTCTACGGCTTTAAATGGTTCACGTCGGCGACGGATGCTGACATGACGCTAACGCTAGCCCGCATCACTGACGAACACGGACACACAACACCg ggcacTCGGGGTCTGTCTCTGTTCATGGCGCAGGTCTGGTCTCCTGACGGCTCCACCAATGGTGTCGAAGTTCAGCGGCTGAAGGAGAAACTGGGGACGCGGCAGGTGCCCACGGCGGAGCTGCTGCTGGACGGCATGAACGCGCGACTg ctgtcaGAGGAAGGACGTGGCGTCGCCTCAATCGCGAACATGTTGACTATAACACGCATTTATAACACAGTGTGTGCAGCTGCTGCCATGAGGAG gaTCACTCATCTGAGCAGGGAATACGCCTGCAAGCGCTCTGTGTTTGGAAAACTGCTGAAGGATCACAGACTGCACATGCAGACGCTCTGCAGAAtggag gtggagAGTCGCGCTGCATTCTTGCTGTCGATGGAAGTGTGTCGTCTGTTGGGTCGTGAGGAATGTGGATCAGCCAATGAGAGAGAGTCACTGCTGCTGCGGCTGCTAACACCCGTCGCTAAACTCTACACCGCTAAACAG GCGGTGTGTGTGGTGTCGGAGGGTCTGGAGTCTTTCGGTGGTCAGGGTTATATGGAGGACACTGGACTTCCCTCCATGCTGCGTGACGCTCAG gtgttgaGTATATGGGAAGGAACCACCAATGTTTTATCTCTGGATGTTCTCCGCTCCATCGGCAAGTCCTCTGGGTCTGTTCTGCAGGCGTTCTTCATCGATGTCaga gAGCGTTTGCTGGCGGCTGAAGTGTGTCCTGCTCTGCGTCCGGCGCTGTCGTCTCTCGGCACGGCGCTCTCGGCTCTGCTGCGCTTCACTGAGACGGCGGAGTCTAGACCAGCAGAAACACTGGAGCTCTCGGCCCGAGACCTGTCCTATAGCCTCGCACGCATTTacatgg gagCACTGCTAGTGGATCATGCTACTTGGAAACACGCAACACAGACAGATGTCTACACGGCTctgag gtgGTGTGATCAGGATCTGTGTCCAGTCGTCAGTCGAGACGCTGCAGGGTGTTTTGAGCTGCAGATGGCAGAGATGGACACACAACTGGTGTATGACGGCCTGAAGcccagataa
- the zgc:92827 gene encoding ly6/PLAUR domain-containing protein 1, protein MRRCAALLLIIGAAGVCAALQIQCYQCEDVRQDECSSPEFIVNCTVNVQDMCQKEVLVLEDGIHYRKSCASSGACLIASSGYQQFCTGKLNSVCISCCNTPLCNGPRHKRRALSCAHTHTHTHLSLLTLIPLLCWR, encoded by the exons ATGCGGCGGTGCGCGGCTTTACTGCTGATCATAGGAGCGGCGG GTGTGTGTGCAGCTCTGCAGATCCAGTGTTATCAGTGTGAGGACGTGCGGCAGGACGAGTGCTCCTCTCCCGAGTTCATCGTCAACTGTACAGTGAACGTGCAGGACATGTGCCAGAAGGAAGTGCTGGTGCTGGAAGATG gcatTCACTACAGGAAGTCGTGTGCGTCGTCGGGGGCGTGTCTGATAGCATCGTCAGGGTATCAGCAGTTCTGCACAGGGAAGCTGAACTCCGTCTGCATCAGCTGCTGCAACACTCCGCTCTGCAACGGCCCGCGCCACAAGAGGAGGGCGCTgtcctgcgcgcacacacacacacacacacacctgagcctGCTGACGCTCATCCCACTGCTGTGCTGGCGCTGA